The following proteins are co-located in the Tardibacter chloracetimidivorans genome:
- a CDS encoding bifunctional folylpolyglutamate synthase/dihydrofolate synthase: MDAVLTRLLTLHPKRIDLSLDRMWRILDRLGHPERRLPPVIHVAGTNGKGSTVAFLRAIVEAAGRAVHVYTSPHLVRFNERIRLARPGGGALVEDDELADAFATCERLNAGDPITFFEITTAAAFLLFARHPADVLLLEVGLGGRLDATNVIERLLASVITPISLDHQDFLGNTIELIAAEKAGILKPNVLAVTAPQSREALTVIERQAARMRAPLRIAGKHWVVTPERGRMAYRDEHGLIDLPAPCLSGRHQFDNAGTAIATLRSIPALQIPHAAFKQGVAKVEWPARMQRLAHGRLVELAPQGSELWLDGGHNPDCGRAVVGALADLEKRGPRPLILIVGMLASKDCEGFLMNFAVLVCRVIAVPIQQDTALPSEEIAQVARCVGIPAETRDSVGDALATISALGLDPAPRILITGSLYLAGEVLAANGTLPI, translated from the coding sequence ATGGATGCAGTTCTTACGCGATTGCTCACGCTCCATCCCAAGCGGATCGATCTCTCCCTCGACCGCATGTGGCGCATTCTCGACCGGCTTGGGCATCCCGAGCGACGCTTGCCGCCGGTGATCCACGTCGCTGGCACCAATGGCAAGGGTTCGACCGTCGCCTTTCTCCGCGCGATCGTGGAAGCGGCCGGGCGCGCCGTGCACGTCTACACCTCGCCCCACCTCGTGCGCTTCAACGAGCGCATCCGTCTTGCGCGACCGGGCGGCGGCGCGCTGGTCGAGGACGACGAGCTTGCGGATGCATTTGCGACCTGCGAGCGGTTGAATGCCGGAGATCCAATCACGTTCTTCGAGATCACCACCGCTGCAGCCTTCCTGCTGTTCGCGCGCCATCCCGCCGATGTGCTGCTGCTCGAGGTCGGCCTGGGTGGCCGGCTCGACGCTACCAACGTGATCGAACGCTTGCTTGCGAGCGTGATCACTCCAATCTCGCTCGACCATCAGGACTTCCTCGGCAACACCATCGAGCTGATCGCGGCGGAGAAGGCGGGTATCCTCAAGCCCAATGTGCTGGCGGTAACCGCGCCGCAGTCGCGAGAGGCGCTCACGGTGATCGAACGGCAGGCCGCGCGCATGCGCGCGCCGCTTCGGATTGCTGGCAAGCACTGGGTCGTGACGCCCGAGCGCGGTCGCATGGCCTATCGGGACGAGCACGGGCTCATCGACCTCCCGGCGCCTTGTCTGTCTGGCCGTCACCAGTTCGACAACGCGGGTACCGCAATCGCCACCTTGCGCAGCATCCCTGCACTGCAGATTCCGCACGCGGCCTTCAAGCAAGGCGTCGCCAAGGTCGAATGGCCAGCGCGCATGCAGCGTCTCGCTCACGGCCGGCTGGTGGAACTGGCGCCGCAAGGCAGCGAGCTGTGGCTCGACGGCGGCCACAATCCAGACTGCGGCCGTGCGGTCGTCGGCGCGCTTGCCGATCTTGAGAAGCGCGGTCCGCGGCCGCTCATACTCATCGTCGGCATGCTCGCGAGCAAGGATTGCGAAGGCTTTCTCATGAACTTCGCCGTGCTCGTCTGCCGTGTCATCGCGGTGCCGATCCAGCAAGACACGGCTCTGCCGTCCGAGGAGATCGCACAAGTTGCCCGCTGCGTCGGCATCCCGGCCGAGACCCGCGACAGTGTCGGGGACGCGCTTGCCACCATCTCCGCGCTTGGCCTCGATCCAGCCCCCCGAATTCTCATTACCGGCTCGCTCTATCTCGCCGGGGAGGTGCTTGCCGCGAACGGCACCCTGCCGATCTGA
- a CDS encoding sulfite exporter TauE/SafE family protein, translating to MDLSAFPLEALLPFIAIGFAAQLVDGALGMAFGVISNTLLISMGVPPAAASAGVHAAESFTTAASGISHIAHRNVDWRLFGRLVIPGVAGGILGAYVLTRISAEAARPIVLAYLTAIGLYLLWRGIKVPSVEKRPKFVAPLGLVGGFLDAAGGGWGAVVTSNLLAQGGSPRKVVGTVNTAEFFLAVTISATFIATLGLGAFTTATVGLLIGGIAAAPLGALVAKRVPARPLLILVGVVLTITSIYGVIRALV from the coding sequence GTGGACCTTTCCGCTTTCCCACTTGAGGCACTGCTGCCCTTCATCGCCATCGGCTTTGCGGCGCAACTGGTGGACGGCGCGCTTGGCATGGCGTTCGGCGTTATCTCGAACACGCTGCTGATAAGCATGGGTGTCCCCCCGGCGGCAGCCTCGGCGGGCGTCCATGCGGCCGAAAGCTTCACCACCGCAGCCTCCGGTATCAGCCACATTGCCCATCGCAATGTGGATTGGCGACTCTTCGGGCGGCTCGTGATTCCCGGCGTGGCTGGTGGCATCTTGGGCGCCTACGTATTGACTAGGATCAGCGCCGAAGCGGCGCGACCGATCGTACTCGCCTACTTGACTGCCATCGGCCTATATCTGCTTTGGCGCGGCATCAAAGTTCCTTCTGTGGAAAAGAGGCCTAAGTTTGTCGCGCCGCTTGGGCTTGTCGGGGGCTTCCTGGATGCAGCAGGCGGCGGCTGGGGGGCAGTGGTGACCAGCAACCTGTTGGCACAGGGCGGGAGCCCGCGAAAAGTCGTCGGTACCGTGAACACCGCCGAGTTCTTCTTGGCAGTGACCATCTCCGCCACTTTCATCGCCACCCTCGGCCTAGGAGCCTTCACCACCGCCACGGTCGGGCTGCTTATCGGGGGTATCGCCGCTGCGCCCCTTGGCGCTTTGGTGGCGAAGCGGGTCCCGGCCAGGCCGCTGCTCATCCTGGTAGGCGTCGTGCTCACGATCACCAGCATCTACGGAGTGATACGGGCACTGGTTTGA
- a CDS encoding Bax inhibitor-1/YccA family protein, producing the protein MANGFDPRIIAVPESTRIGREDTTIDVGLRSYMLSVYNYMASGVLLTGIVALLFANSGYAAAVLGGPGILKYAIMFAPLAFVLVLSFGITRLSTGTAQLLFWAFATVMGLSMASIFLVFTGTSIATTFFATAAAFGGLSLYGYTTKRDLSALGTFLIMGVVGLLVAMIINLFLQSGTMSLVISFIGVLLFAGLTAYDTQRIKSLYAQVAGTDMMGKTVIMGALSLYLDFVNMFTFLLQFMGQRR; encoded by the coding sequence GTGGCAAACGGATTTGATCCACGGATAATAGCAGTGCCGGAATCGACCCGGATCGGCCGTGAAGACACGACGATCGATGTGGGCCTACGGTCCTACATGCTGTCCGTGTACAATTACATGGCCTCCGGGGTGCTGCTGACGGGCATCGTGGCGCTGTTGTTCGCCAACAGCGGCTACGCGGCTGCCGTGCTCGGCGGGCCGGGGATCCTCAAATATGCCATCATGTTTGCGCCACTGGCGTTCGTTCTGGTGCTCAGCTTCGGCATCACTCGTCTTTCGACCGGGACGGCCCAATTGCTGTTCTGGGCGTTCGCGACGGTGATGGGTCTGTCGATGGCGTCGATCTTTCTGGTGTTTACGGGAACCTCGATCGCGACCACCTTCTTCGCGACCGCGGCGGCGTTCGGGGGTCTCAGCCTTTACGGCTATACGACCAAGCGTGACCTGTCGGCCTTAGGCACCTTCCTGATCATGGGCGTGGTCGGCTTGCTGGTGGCGATGATCATCAACCTGTTTCTCCAGTCGGGGACCATGAGCCTGGTGATCAGCTTCATCGGCGTGCTGCTGTTCGCAGGCCTTACCGCCTACGACACGCAGCGGATCAAGAGCCTGTACGCGCAGGTTGCGGGGACGGACATGATGGGCAAGACCGTTATAATGGGCGCGCTGTCGCTCTACCTCGACTTCGTCAACATGTTCACCTTCCTCCTTCAGTTCATGGGCCAGCGACGCTAA
- a CDS encoding hydrogen peroxide-inducible genes activator yields the protein MPTLRQLEYLVAVADLQNFGRAADVCHVSQPTLSQQLRALEDRLGVALIERRTSGAELTPIGREITARARRLVIEVQDIRDLARRAGEHLVGTLRFGVTPTLGPYLMPPIVAALHREQPDLRLHIREGIPEEQALVLSRGALDMLLGPLPIEGGDLEVQPLFRERLFLVAPPDHPLAMRPKLCVEDLKGAQVLSLGRSHHLHRQVAEICAELGMELLRDYEGTSLDSVHQMASSGVGLAVLPELYIGSDVGGRTGIEVLKPQGWKFTRSIAAAWRSGAAYRDAYRTIADRIQAEARALIG from the coding sequence ATGCCAACGTTGCGCCAGCTGGAATATCTCGTTGCCGTGGCTGACCTTCAGAATTTCGGCCGCGCGGCGGATGTATGCCACGTCTCGCAACCGACGCTCAGCCAGCAGCTGCGCGCGCTGGAGGATCGGCTCGGAGTCGCCCTGATCGAACGAAGAACCTCGGGGGCGGAGTTGACCCCGATCGGACGCGAGATAACTGCACGGGCCCGACGTTTGGTGATCGAGGTGCAGGATATTCGCGACCTAGCGCGGCGGGCCGGCGAGCATCTCGTGGGGACACTCCGCTTCGGAGTGACGCCCACCTTGGGGCCCTATTTGATGCCCCCGATCGTCGCTGCGCTCCACCGCGAGCAGCCTGATCTCAGGCTTCATATCAGGGAGGGCATTCCGGAAGAGCAGGCGCTCGTGCTTTCGCGAGGCGCGCTTGACATGCTGCTCGGACCGCTGCCGATCGAGGGTGGCGACCTTGAAGTCCAGCCCTTGTTTCGCGAGCGATTGTTTCTCGTCGCACCTCCCGACCATCCGCTCGCCATGCGCCCCAAACTTTGCGTCGAGGATCTGAAAGGCGCGCAGGTTCTCAGCCTCGGTAGGTCCCACCATCTGCATCGCCAAGTGGCCGAAATCTGCGCCGAACTCGGCATGGAACTGCTGCGTGACTATGAGGGCACAAGCCTCGATAGCGTTCATCAGATGGCCAGCTCAGGGGTGGGGCTTGCGGTCCTCCCAGAGCTTTACATCGGCTCGGATGTCGGAGGCCGTACGGGCATCGAAGTGCTTAAGCCTCAGGGATGGAAATTCACACGCAGCATCGCCGCGGCGTGGCGATCCGGCGCTGCTTACCGGGACGCGTATCGGACGATTGCTGACCGGATTCAGGCTGAAGCCCGCGCTTTGATCGGGTGA
- a CDS encoding DUF465 domain-containing protein, with translation MSALVYKLTVVHHRLDDQIRQELKRRFPDGIRLLRLKKLRLAVKDRLHMLARFPKRGRD, from the coding sequence ATGAGTGCCCTAGTGTATAAATTGACCGTCGTTCATCACAGACTGGACGACCAAATTCGCCAAGAGCTAAAGCGGCGATTTCCCGATGGTATCCGGCTGCTGCGGCTGAAGAAGCTGAGGCTGGCGGTCAAAGATCGACTGCATATGCTGGCCCGCTTCCCCAAGCGTGGAAGGGATTGA
- a CDS encoding TFIIB-type zinc ribbon-containing protein produces the protein MRSAEAVAAMPCPICKTGLTLSNRQGVEIDYCQTCRGVWLDRGELDKIIERSVEDAVPARREAEPRSDYRPGGYRDDDDDHRYRHGKRKKSFLSEMFD, from the coding sequence ATGCGAAGCGCAGAAGCCGTCGCCGCTATGCCTTGTCCGATCTGCAAGACCGGGCTGACCTTGTCCAACCGCCAGGGCGTCGAAATCGACTATTGCCAGACGTGTCGGGGCGTCTGGCTCGACCGCGGCGAACTAGACAAGATCATTGAACGCAGCGTTGAAGATGCGGTGCCGGCCCGGCGCGAAGCCGAGCCAAGGTCGGACTACCGGCCAGGCGGTTATCGCGACGACGATGACGATCACCGCTACCGTCACGGCAAGCGGAAGAAGTCATTCCTGTCGGAGATGTTTGACTAA
- a CDS encoding TerC family protein, with protein MEFLGYIWLDKPLWMWAAFLAIVVTLLTLDLGVLHKKQREIGVTESLTLSAVYIVLGLGFGGWVWWYMGATAGMQYVTGFVIEKSLAMDNVFVIAMIFAYFAVPRLYQHRVLFYGILGVIILRAIMIGLGATLVEQFSWVLYVFAAFLIFTGVKMWALADKAYDVGASPVLRWVKRRFRVTDDLHGERFFVKQADAKTGKLAWYMTPLFLALIMVEVVDLVFAVDSVPAIFAITTDPFIVYTSNIFAILGLRALYFALAAMVDRFHYLKYALAVLLVFIGSKIFVADALGLAKVPPAASLSITFAILAVGVGYSLWKTRGRAIAEVGSRQP; from the coding sequence ATGGAATTCCTAGGATACATCTGGCTCGACAAGCCGCTGTGGATGTGGGCTGCTTTTCTCGCGATCGTTGTGACGCTGCTCACGCTCGACCTCGGCGTGCTGCACAAGAAGCAGCGCGAGATCGGCGTCACCGAAAGCCTGACGCTCTCGGCCGTCTACATCGTGCTCGGGCTCGGCTTCGGCGGCTGGGTCTGGTGGTACATGGGCGCGACCGCCGGCATGCAGTATGTCACCGGCTTCGTCATCGAGAAGAGCCTCGCGATGGACAATGTGTTCGTCATCGCGATGATCTTCGCCTATTTCGCGGTGCCGCGCCTCTACCAGCACCGGGTCCTGTTCTACGGCATCCTCGGCGTCATCATCCTGCGCGCCATCATGATCGGGCTCGGCGCGACGCTGGTCGAGCAGTTCAGCTGGGTGCTGTACGTCTTCGCGGCTTTCCTGATCTTTACCGGCGTGAAGATGTGGGCGCTCGCCGACAAGGCGTATGACGTAGGCGCGTCGCCGGTGCTCCGCTGGGTCAAGCGGCGGTTCCGGGTGACCGACGACCTCCACGGCGAGCGCTTCTTCGTCAAGCAGGCGGATGCTAAGACCGGCAAACTCGCCTGGTATATGACGCCGCTGTTCCTGGCCCTCATCATGGTCGAGGTTGTCGACCTCGTGTTCGCGGTTGATTCGGTTCCGGCGATCTTCGCCATCACCACCGACCCGTTCATCGTCTACACCTCGAACATCTTCGCGATCCTCGGCCTGCGCGCGCTCTACTTCGCGCTCGCGGCGATGGTCGACCGCTTCCACTATCTCAAATATGCGCTCGCGGTGCTGCTGGTGTTCATCGGCTCGAAGATCTTCGTCGCCGATGCGCTTGGCCTCGCCAAGGTCCCGCCGGCCGCATCGCTGTCGATCACCTTCGCGATTCTCGCAGTCGGCGTCGGCTACTCGCTCTGGAAGACACGTGGCAGGGCGATCGCGGAGGTCGGGTCCAGGCAGCCGTGA
- a CDS encoding LysR family transcriptional regulator, with protein MLRQLEYLVALANLRHFGRAAYACHVSQSTLSQQLRALEDRLGVALIERRTSGAELTPIRGCLRGCLSDDCRPDSDRGSPSDRVTACRCGGNDSLGLLLRARNRIGRQSRLRLDWLSRTGPLWWLFPLTAAMSDRIEPARCSSRPRCCIVAGPIDRTID; from the coding sequence ATGCTTCGTCAACTTGAGTATCTCGTCGCGCTTGCCAACCTCAGGCACTTCGGGCGCGCAGCCTATGCCTGCCACGTCTCGCAATCGACGCTCAGCCAGCAGCTGCGTGCGCTGGAGGATCGGCTCGGAGTCGCGCTGATCGAACGAAGAACCTCGGGGGCGGAGTTGACCCCGATCCGGGGCTGCTTACGGGGATGTCTATCGGACGATTGCCGACCGGATTCAGACAGAGGCTCGCCCTCTGATCGGGTGACTGCTTGCCGCTGCGGAGGTAACGATAGCCTGGGGCTATTGCTCCGCGCGAGAAATCGGATTGGCCGCCAATCGCGGCTAAGACTAGATTGGTTGTCGCGGACCGGGCCCCTCTGGTGGCTGTTCCCCCTGACAGCTGCGATGTCGGACCGCATCGAGCCAGCTCGATGCAGTTCACGCCCCCGTTGCTGCATCGTGGCTGGCCCGATCGATCGAACCATCGATTAG
- a CDS encoding DUF465 domain-containing protein, translated as MNALNYRLLLVHSKLDAEVRREHKRRFPNALRLLRLKKLRLAIKDRMYRLAFVHQTGAA; from the coding sequence ATGAACGCACTCAATTACCGACTGCTCCTTGTCCACAGCAAGCTGGACGCCGAGGTGCGTCGGGAGCACAAGCGGCGCTTCCCGAACGCGTTGCGGCTGTTGCGGCTGAAGAAGCTCAGGCTCGCAATCAAGGATCGCATGTACCGGCTCGCGTTCGTCCACCAAACTGGGGCGGCATGA
- a CDS encoding TFIIB-type zinc ribbon-containing protein — MRTAETVAAMPCPICKTGLTLSDRQGVEIDFCPTCRGVWLDRGELDKVIERSIEDAAPARREPAPPGRGYRPSGYDDDDGRYRHGKRKKSFLSELFD; from the coding sequence ATGCGAACCGCAGAAACAGTCGCCGCGATGCCCTGTCCGATCTGCAAGACCGGGCTGACTTTATCCGATCGCCAAGGCGTCGAGATCGACTTTTGCCCCACTTGCCGCGGCGTGTGGCTGGACCGTGGAGAGCTGGACAAGGTCATCGAACGCAGCATCGAAGATGCGGCGCCGGCCCGCCGTGAACCGGCCCCCCCGGGCCGAGGCTACAGGCCGAGTGGATATGACGACGACGACGGCCGCTATCGCCATGGCAAGCGGAAGAAGTCGTTTCTGTCGGAGCTGTTCGACTGA
- a CDS encoding universal stress protein, whose amino-acid sequence MAFKDVLLQLSSYPEPTPAAAIEQAVGFAEALGAHISALTFKIEIPNAGNALANALLNIPGMIAAERQKSVANAQNLVSVFEGMATQRGVAHDQIVGSCPSSQLAAIVTEHARMHDVTMIPIGEQALQQYVAESVIFGSGRPTIVFPEVPKSSNSFPLDVVGVAWDFSRAAARAVADALPVLQRAKTIRVVTITQEKTIDTRHSGEDLAKYLAWHGIEVVLEEEGAAGRTIGQALEEYATAHDLDLLVMGAYGHSRMHNFILGGATKTIVANPPLPVLLSH is encoded by the coding sequence ATGGCTTTCAAGGATGTCCTGCTCCAGTTGAGCAGCTATCCCGAACCGACCCCGGCTGCGGCGATCGAGCAAGCGGTCGGCTTCGCTGAGGCGCTGGGCGCGCACATCTCGGCGCTGACTTTCAAAATAGAGATTCCGAACGCCGGCAACGCACTGGCGAACGCACTGCTGAACATCCCGGGCATGATTGCGGCCGAGCGGCAGAAGAGTGTGGCGAATGCCCAAAATCTGGTCAGTGTGTTCGAAGGCATGGCGACGCAGCGTGGCGTTGCACACGACCAGATCGTCGGGTCGTGCCCGAGCTCGCAGCTCGCGGCCATCGTGACTGAACACGCCAGGATGCACGATGTCACGATGATCCCGATCGGCGAGCAGGCTCTTCAGCAATACGTCGCCGAGTCTGTGATATTCGGCTCCGGGCGACCGACGATCGTCTTCCCGGAAGTGCCGAAAAGCAGCAATTCCTTTCCCCTCGACGTGGTCGGTGTGGCTTGGGATTTCAGCCGGGCCGCGGCGCGGGCGGTGGCCGATGCCCTCCCGGTCCTGCAGCGCGCCAAGACCATACGGGTGGTCACGATCACACAGGAGAAGACGATCGACACTAGGCACTCGGGCGAGGATTTGGCGAAGTATCTCGCCTGGCATGGCATCGAGGTTGTCCTGGAGGAAGAAGGCGCCGCCGGCCGCACGATCGGACAGGCTCTAGAGGAATATGCAACCGCACACGACCTCGACCTGCTCGTAATGGGAGCCTACGGGCACTCACGGATGCACAACTTCATCCTGGGCGGCGCGACAAAGACCATCGTCGCCAACCCGCCGCTGCCAGTGCTCCTCTCACATTGA
- a CDS encoding TerC family protein: MELLTDILTSDFLGKSAWLWFAFLGVVGALLAFDLGILHKQDKELGVGESLFLSAFYIAIALVFGAWVWWSMGPTSGMEYFTGYALEKALSIDNVFVISLIFGYFAIPAKYQYRALLWGILAVLVLRGIMIGLGAALVQQYEWVLYIFGAFLIATGIKMLVMGESEQDVSKNPIVRFLSRRMRVSAELHGSHFFVRKPDPETGKLARFATPLFLALVVINIADLVFAVDSVPAIFAITTDTYIVFTANIMAILGLRALYFALAAMVHRFEYLKYALAIVLVFIGAKIFWNQIVGKVDPAISLGVTLSIIAAGVLFSLWKTRAATTDEAARHRLTASLPDPIGKRPSARPAGDD, encoded by the coding sequence ATGGAACTGCTCACCGATATCCTGACCAGCGATTTCCTTGGAAAGTCTGCTTGGCTTTGGTTCGCCTTTCTCGGCGTGGTCGGCGCGCTGCTCGCCTTCGACCTCGGAATACTCCACAAGCAGGACAAAGAGCTCGGTGTCGGCGAAAGCTTGTTCTTGTCCGCGTTCTACATCGCGATCGCGCTGGTGTTCGGCGCCTGGGTGTGGTGGTCCATGGGCCCGACCTCTGGCATGGAGTATTTCACGGGTTATGCCCTCGAGAAGGCGCTTTCGATCGACAATGTCTTCGTAATCTCGCTCATCTTCGGCTACTTCGCCATTCCCGCCAAATACCAGTACCGAGCGCTCCTCTGGGGCATCCTCGCGGTGCTGGTCTTGCGCGGCATTATGATCGGGCTCGGCGCAGCGCTCGTACAACAGTATGAATGGGTGCTCTATATCTTCGGCGCCTTCCTGATCGCCACGGGGATCAAGATGCTCGTCATGGGAGAGAGCGAGCAGGACGTGTCGAAGAATCCGATCGTGCGCTTCCTGTCCAGGCGCATGCGGGTCTCGGCCGAGTTGCACGGTTCGCACTTCTTCGTCCGCAAACCCGATCCGGAGACGGGGAAGCTCGCGCGCTTCGCGACGCCTCTGTTCCTGGCGCTCGTCGTGATCAACATCGCGGATCTCGTGTTCGCGGTCGACTCGGTGCCAGCAATCTTCGCCATCACGACCGACACCTACATCGTGTTTACGGCCAATATCATGGCGATCCTCGGTCTCCGCGCCCTCTATTTTGCCCTCGCTGCGATGGTGCACCGCTTCGAGTATCTGAAATACGCGCTCGCCATCGTGCTCGTTTTCATCGGGGCCAAGATCTTCTGGAATCAGATCGTCGGCAAGGTCGATCCCGCGATCTCGCTCGGAGTGACCTTGTCCATCATCGCAGCCGGCGTCCTGTTCTCGCTCTGGAAAACCCGTGCGGCCACGACAGACGAAGCCGCTCGCCACCGCCTGACAGCTTCGCTCCCGGATCCCATCGGGAAACGTCCCTCCGCTCGCCCTGCCGGAGACGATTGA
- a CDS encoding ATPase inhibitor subunit zeta, whose protein sequence is MTIDVLSAAIKDTSASSGAPAWCIDVDTRDNVIARRNILAALWAGRLMGLSDVTITTYAVEVHLADCEVRGDMVVVEKLTRDLNDRGLPIPAEVVHEKLCSFHREALLQTHTTD, encoded by the coding sequence ATGACTATTGATGTCCTATCTGCCGCCATCAAGGACACCTCTGCATCCTCCGGCGCCCCCGCCTGGTGCATTGATGTCGATACTCGCGACAACGTTATCGCCCGTCGAAACATACTTGCCGCGCTATGGGCCGGGCGCCTCATGGGCTTGTCTGACGTCACGATAACGACCTATGCGGTCGAGGTGCATCTTGCCGACTGCGAGGTGCGCGGCGACATGGTCGTAGTCGAAAAGCTCACGCGCGACCTGAATGATCGCGGGTTGCCGATCCCAGCTGAAGTGGTGCACGAGAAGCTGTGCTCCTTCCATCGCGAAGCACTCCTTCAGACGCACACGACTGACTGA